The genomic stretch AGAAAAGGAGTACACAAAGTCTGGTAAACTCAAGTCGATTGTGATCCGTTACCGGAAAGAAGGAATGTACCACAATTTTTTAGTTATCAAGAAAGATGATGTAAATATTGAAGGTATTCTGAACGCTATTTTGAACTATTGTCCTTCCGTATCTGTTCGTTAAAGATGATCATTAGGGAAAAATAAGGAAATACTCTTCTTTTCAGTTCCGCCTGATGGGAAGAATGATATTCTTCGGCTGTCGATATATTTTCAAAATAATGATAACTGTATTGGGGGTGGGACTCCATGTAATCCTGTACTATATCCGCACATTGAGATAATTTCATGATAACCGGCACATGATGATGGCTAAGATACATGTCCAGTTCATCCGAAGTAATATTGCCCGGAATAATGACCAGTCTTTCTTTTTGGCTGATGAGATGTAGTTTTGCGGCAGCTTCCGCAGCGATGAATGAAGGAATACCGGGAAGTTGCTCTACGGGGATTCCATTTTCTTCGAGGAGATCCAGTACATAGTGAACGGAGGCGTAAATTCCCGCATCGCCTTCTACTGCTACCGCCAACCGTTTTCCTGCTTTTTGTTCCAGCCTCATTTTTTCGAAAAGTTGCCGATAGACTTTGATTGCTTTTGTCCTGTCTTTGCTCATCGGGAGTGAGAATAGGTGTATATCTCCTTTGATGTCTAGCTTATGTAACAGGGTGGCGGCACGTGACAAAATTTTATCTGGTTCCCGAACCGTTGATGGACAATATATTATGTCTGCTTGTTGTAAAGCATGCAATGATTTTAATGTAATCAGTTCGGCATCACCGGGTCCTAAAGAAACAAAATAGATCGGATGACTCATCTTTTGTGGGTATTTACAGTTTTTAAGCACGCAAAAGTGCTGAAAAATTCTGTATAAAGCAAGAGAATTGATTACCTTTGTTGGCTGAAAAACAGAAAAGAACATGAAAAAACTAATATTGGCTTCGGGGCTCTTGTTATTATTGACTGTTACAGCCTGCCAAAGTAAGCACAAACAGGGTTCCGGGAATTTGGAACATAAGACATTGACAGATTCTTCTATTGTGAAGATTATTCCGGAATATGCCCAAGGGTTTAAAATAACTTATACGGATCAGGCTTGTCTGCTTGACATTCAGGACCCTCAGAATAAAGAAAGTCAGTCTTTTCATTATGCTTTGGTGCCAAGAGGTGTGGAAGCGGAAAACATACCTGCGGATTATACAGTTATTGAAACTCCCATACGAAGCGTTATCTGCATGACTTCCCTGCAACTTTCCAATTTTATCAAGTTGGAAGAGCTGGATGCAGTGGTGGGTATCACCAGTACACGCCATTTGTTTAACAAGAAAATAAATGATCGTTTGAAAGAAGGAAGCATTCATAAGATAGGTATTGAAGGGAATTTCGATAATGAGGTGATTATGAGTGTAAACCCGGATTTGATTTTGATCTCTCCTTTTAAACGAGGGGGATACGATGCTTTGAAAGAGGTAGGCATTCCTTTGATGCCGCATTTGGGATATAAGGAAATGACTCCTTTGGGACAGGCTGAATGGATAAAGTTTGTGGGCTTGTTATTGGGAAAAGAAGATAAAGCTAATGAGCAGTTTGCCGCTATTAAGAAAAGATATAACGAGCTGAAGGAACTGACCGGCCGGGTGACAAAACGCCCGGTAGTATTCAGTGGGGAATTGCGGGGCGGCAATTGGTATGCTGTAGGAGGGAGGAGTTTTCTCGCACAATTGTTTAAAGATGCCGGTGCCGATTATTTTTTGAAAGACGATGAACGGTCTGGAGGGGTCACCCTCGATTTTGAAACAGTCTACAGCCAAGCGGCCGGTGCCGATTATTGGCGTATTGTGAATAGCTATCAAGGAAAATTTTCTTATAACACGTTGAAAGAAGAAGATGCCCGTTATGTTGATTTTAAAGCATACAAAGAGAAAGGGGTGATTTATTGTAACATGCGTGAAAAACCTTTTTATGAGAGTATGCCTACAGAACCGGAAGTTGTTTTGGCAGATTTGATTCAAATCTTTCATCCGCAGCTTTTGTCCGGCCACCAACCGGGATATTATGAATTGCTTAAATAGAAAAATAGTATATGAAACGACCTGTTGCATTTTATATGCTGTTAATTATGGCTTCTATTTTTTTGTTTTTCTTCCTGAATCTGGTATTAGGTTCTGTTTCCATACCGCTTCGTGCTGTGTGGAATATCCTTTGGGGAACAGGGAATGAGTCTGTTATCTGGCAAAATATTATTTGGAAATCACGGGTACCACAGGCGCTTACCGCATTGGTGGCGGGGGCGGGGCTCTCTGTCAGCGGTTTACAGATGCAGA from Phocaeicola dorei encodes the following:
- a CDS encoding precorrin-2 C(20)-methyltransferase; translation: MSHPIYFVSLGPGDAELITLKSLHALQQADIIYCPSTVREPDKILSRAATLLHKLDIKGDIHLFSLPMSKDRTKAIKVYRQLFEKMRLEQKAGKRLAVAVEGDAGIYASVHYVLDLLEENGIPVEQLPGIPSFIAAEAAAKLHLISQKERLVIIPGNITSDELDMYLSHHHVPVIMKLSQCADIVQDYMESHPQYSYHYFENISTAEEYHSSHQAELKRRVFPYFSLMIIFNEQIRKDNSSK
- a CDS encoding ABC transporter substrate-binding protein, with the translated sequence MKKLILASGLLLLLTVTACQSKHKQGSGNLEHKTLTDSSIVKIIPEYAQGFKITYTDQACLLDIQDPQNKESQSFHYALVPRGVEAENIPADYTVIETPIRSVICMTSLQLSNFIKLEELDAVVGITSTRHLFNKKINDRLKEGSIHKIGIEGNFDNEVIMSVNPDLILISPFKRGGYDALKEVGIPLMPHLGYKEMTPLGQAEWIKFVGLLLGKEDKANEQFAAIKKRYNELKELTGRVTKRPVVFSGELRGGNWYAVGGRSFLAQLFKDAGADYFLKDDERSGGVTLDFETVYSQAAGADYWRIVNSYQGKFSYNTLKEEDARYVDFKAYKEKGVIYCNMREKPFYESMPTEPEVVLADLIQIFHPQLLSGHQPGYYELLK